One window from the genome of Oncorhynchus kisutch isolate 150728-3 linkage group LG21, Okis_V2, whole genome shotgun sequence encodes:
- the LOC109866242 gene encoding left-right determination factor 2-like has protein sequence MMDFLRACVLCAAALFTVSKAFTHKDMKDTLLQKLGLDEVPKIYKRDLENLVMPAHIKNKYLSMLKLHHERRRRSLPSLAGILRGIPGNADIYGEFVYSDTTRQRMVFDMDTRIPHNSEVTMAELKLYKKAPPHKRSMPERRNHRPVNNARVSIYWVEMLENGSNTTSLVDSRLIPIHETGWISFDVTQGVHYWSKTQQKTPMNLEVWIEGERPGSYAAEMAKSVHFTTQDQTENTLGKPELILYTLNLEEFGSRGDCEINPDKDTCCREKYFINFRALTWTQYWIIEPAGYQAYRCAGGCKQPKRNYGYGERKCTIAESAPLPMMYLVKKGDYTEIEVAEFPNMIVESCACTMDNISIV, from the exons ATGATGGATTTTCTCCGTGCCTGCGTTTTGTGTGCTGCGGCTTTATTCACCGTGTCCAAAGCTTTCACGCACAAGGACATGAAGGATACCCTGCTTCAAAAACTAGGACTGGATGAAGTTCCGAAAATTTACAAAAGGGATTTGGAGAATCTTGTAATGCCTGCGCACATTAAGAATAAATACCTGTCAATGCTGAAGCTGCACCACGAAAGGCGGCGCAGGTCTCTGCCAAGCTTGGCGGGGATTCTGAGGGGAATCCCAGGAAATGCAG ACATCTATGGGGAGTTTGTGTACTCGGACACCACTCGGCAACGGATGGTCTTTGACATGGACACCCGCATCCCCCATAATAGCGAGGTGACCATGGCCGAACTGAAACTGTACAAGAAAGCCCCTCCTCACAAGCGATCCATGCCCGAGAGGAGGAACCACCGTCCGGTTAACAACGCCAGAGTCTCCATCTACTGGGTAGAGATGCTGGAGAACGGCTCCAACACAACATCTCTGGTGGACTCACG GTTGATCCCCATCCATGAGACTGGCTGGATAAGCTTTGATGTCACACAGGGTGTGCACTATTGGTCAAAGACGCAGCAGAAAACACCTATGAACCTAGAGGTGTGGATCGAGGGCGAGAGACCTGGCAGCTACGCGGCAGAAATGGCCAAGAGTGTCCACTTTACCACCCAGGACCAGACGGAAAACACCCTGGGAAAACCTGAGCTGATCCTCTACACACTCAATCTCGAAGAGTTTGG GTCTCGAGGTGACTGTGAAATCAATCCAGATAAGGACACGTGCTGCAGAGAAAAATACTTCATCAATTTCCGCGCGCTCACGTGGACCCAGTATTGGATAATCGAACCAGCGGGCTACCAGGCCTACCGATGCGCTGGAGGGTGCAAGCAGCCCAAGCGAAACTACGGATACGGGGAGCGGAAGTGTACCATCGCGGAGAGCGCCCCGCTGCCGATGATGTACCTGGTCAAGAAGGGCGACTACACGGAGATAGAAGTGGCCGAGTTCCCCAACATGATCGTGGAGTCGTGTGCCTGCACCATGGACAACATCTCCATAGTTTGA